Proteins encoded in a region of the Tripterygium wilfordii isolate XIE 37 chromosome 21, ASM1340144v1, whole genome shotgun sequence genome:
- the LOC119987984 gene encoding protein FAR1-RELATED SEQUENCE 9-like, whose translation MGKRLHIYNLVEKFDSEFATIRDGDAEAEHETLHSTPLTIGPLSPLDSNVASIYTRVMYRKVKFQMALSHGVITVSDTVVGHTRVYTLSRYRCRGRNHVVTVNEHNGELKCSCLFFETNGYACRHLIHVLIQRDVGEFPPCLILKRWTRRAKEMAPDGGNNSIPLELAIKVRYGALTSFGNMAFRLASRTVESFNEAKITMLNMADKYRERTSTTDQTNVEGTEVPTIRDPAITVRPQRSTTTRATQSTLRKCSICKATGHDKRRCPSIITGNVREDGAITGDTAQPSTSRDPNLSSVNYGLHNWPASSHDSVEL comes from the exons ATGGGAAAGCGATTACATATATACAATCTTGTGGAGAAATTTGACTCGGAGTTCGCAACTATAAGGGATGGTGACGCTGAGGCAGAGCACGAAACCTTACATAGTACACCATTAACAATAGGACCTTTGTCACCGTTGGATTCTAATGTTGCATCAATATACACACGGGTCATGTATAGGAAGGTAAAATTTCAGATGGCCCTATCGCACGGTGTAATAACTGTGTCCGATACAGTGGTTGGTCACACGCGTGTGTACACGCTATCGAGGTATAGATGCAGGGGTCGCAATCATGTGGTAACTGTCAATGAACACAATGGAGAACTTAAGTGCTCATGCTTGTTCTTCGAAACAAACGGTTATGCGTGTCGTCACTTGATACACGTACTGATCCAGAGGGACGTCGGAGAGTTTCCACCATGTTTGATACTCAAGAGATGGACTAGGCGTGCCAAAGAGATGGCACCAGATGGAGGGAATAATTCAATTCCGCTTGAACTTGCCATCAAGGTGAGGTATGGGGCGTTAACTTCGTTTGGGAACATGGCATTTCGTTTGGCTAGCCGGACAGTGGAAAGTTTCAATGAGGCAAAAATAACAATGTTAAACATGGCCGACAA GTACCGCGAGCGAACCAGCACAACCGATCAGACAAATGTGGAAGGAACAGAGGTTCCTACAATCAGGGACCCAGCAATAACAGTGCGTCCACAGCGATCCACCACTACTCGGGCCACTCAAAGCACATTGCGCAAATGCTCTATTTGCAAGGCGACTGGTCATGATAAAAGGCGTTGTCCATCGATAATAACAGGAAATGTTAGAGAAGATGGTGCCATCACGGGGGATACTGCGCAACCATCCACCTCACGTGATCCAAACTTGAGCTCGGTGAATTAT GGATTACATAATTGGCCAGCTTCCTCTCATGACTCAGTCGAGCTTTAG
- the LOC119987985 gene encoding protein FAR1-RELATED SEQUENCE 5-like encodes MDGYPAGLEDARSLQPKDVVGMSFDTIEMAYNFYNAYAAAVGFSTRAQKVSRRRNGEVRMKEWCCSKEGKRRFVQPELAPNKRRCRDETRCRCLVRMRIVFDLTIAKWVVSMFVPEHNHPLTQPDFVRFLASHRTVTEGDMAQMMAMRASNIRPTHIMQYMSRQAEGVENVGFTRRDMYNAMQEHTRTQISTGDAQRALAFLDLKKTNDDGCFHEHTCDEDGRLKNLFWCDTSCRFDYACFGDVLAFDATYKTNLFNRPLVILIGVNNHHRTCFFGCSILIDETTTTYMWLLDTFLRAMGNKMPVSVITDGCKAMAAAIRAKLPNARHRLCEWHLERNCSANIHRGNFPNEVKSLFRHKDPETFDTAWHELLERHEIVGNPWAQEYLYDQRRMWCDAYLLGHFFAGQRTT; translated from the coding sequence ATGGATGGTTATCCGGCTGGCCTGGAAGATGCACGCTCACTGCAACCGAAAGATGTAGTGGGCATGAGTTTTGACACTATTGAAATGGCGTACAATTTCTACAATGCATACGCGGCGGCTGTAGGTTTCAGTACAAGGGCACAAAAAGTATCAAGGCGACGAAATGGAGAGGTTAGAATGAAGGAATGGTGTTGTAGCAAAGAGGGTAAGAGGAGGTTTGTGCAGCCAGAACTAGCACCTAACAAACGCCGCTGCAGAGACGAGACAAGATGCAGATGCCTTGTAAGAATGCGGATAGTTTTTGATCTGACCATAGCAAAATGGGTTGTCTCAATGTTTGTGCCGGAGCACAATCACCCGCTTACGCAGCCAGACTTTGTGCGGTTCCTTGCCTCACATAGGACTGTAACTGAAGGTGATATGGCCCAGATGATGGCGATGCGCGCGTCGAACATACGACCAACTCACATAATGCAATACATGTCCAGACAGGCTGAAGGAGTAGAGAATGTCGGGTTCACGCGTAGAGACATGTACAACGCAATGCAGGAGCATACTAGGACACAAATTTCAACCGGCGATGCACAACGAGCACTGGCCTTTCTAGAtttgaagaaaacaaatgacGATGGTTGTTTCCATGAACACACATGTGATGAAGATGGACGGCTCAAAAATTTGTTCTGGTGTGACACATCATGTCGTTTTGATTATGCGTGTTTTGGGGATGTATTAGCATTCGATGCGACATACAAGACTAATCTCTTCAATAGACCACTTGTGATATTGATAGGTGTAAACAATCACCATCGAACATGTTTCTTTGGATGTTCGATACTAATCGATGAAACAACAACAACGTATATGTGGCTCTTAGACACCTTTCTCCGAGCAATGGGGAACAAGATGCCGGTCTCTGTGATAACGGACGGATGCAAGGCAATGGCAGCAGCAATCCGAGCGAAACTACCCAATGCCCGTCATAGACTTTGCGAGTGGCATTTGGAAAGAAATTGTTCGGCTAATATACACAGGGGGAATTTCCCAAATGAAGTGAAATCATTGTTCCGTCATAAGGACCCAGAAACATTCGACACTGCTTGGCATGAGCTGCTTGAAAGACATGAGATAGTTGGAAATCCATGGGCACAGGAATACTTATACGATCAACGTCGAATGTGGTGTGATGCATATCTTTTGGGACATTTTTTTGCTGGCCAAAGGACGACGTAA